From a single Gimesia fumaroli genomic region:
- a CDS encoding flagellar basal body L-ring protein FlgH has translation MKRNSTKRQSVIDIHGIRERICQRQGLSAVLREAISLGCIVLFCSSVAQAQSPAVPGAVEANPNTTTRSSQGTSAANDSGQIQSPRIKRQRQTERVAAQVDEFGFSSEPLKLTSSLANTFGQGDLYTSSRKPPLIRDYSLIYVPAPEPIVVKVHDIISILVDEKSSVTVDSRFNRNRTETLKAELKEFMRINEMGNLAPAALNSPKIDTQLQGRLQSTGQLADREGIQYRIAAIVVDIRPNGNLILEARKSIRTNRDVWEYRLTGEIRSKDVNRDNTALSENIANLNIEKHQRGKVYQSTKRPWGVVLYDWFFPF, from the coding sequence ATGAAGCGCAATAGCACAAAGCGACAATCTGTTATAGATATTCATGGAATCAGAGAGCGAATCTGTCAACGGCAAGGGCTGTCGGCAGTATTACGGGAGGCGATTTCCCTGGGATGTATCGTATTGTTTTGTTCCTCAGTTGCTCAGGCACAATCTCCAGCAGTGCCGGGAGCAGTTGAAGCAAATCCGAACACGACAACTCGATCATCCCAGGGTACTTCCGCCGCCAATGATTCAGGGCAAATACAATCACCCAGAATCAAGCGACAGAGGCAAACGGAACGAGTGGCAGCCCAGGTGGATGAGTTCGGGTTTTCATCCGAGCCACTGAAGCTGACTTCTTCACTGGCAAACACGTTTGGCCAGGGAGATTTATACACGTCCTCTCGCAAACCGCCGTTGATTCGGGATTATTCTCTGATCTATGTACCGGCTCCGGAACCGATTGTTGTGAAAGTTCACGATATCATTTCGATTCTGGTTGATGAAAAATCGAGTGTAACAGTCGATTCCCGCTTTAACCGGAATCGTACTGAGACATTGAAAGCCGAGTTGAAAGAATTCATGCGGATCAATGAAATGGGCAACCTGGCACCAGCTGCCTTGAACAGCCCGAAAATCGATACTCAGTTGCAGGGCCGATTACAGAGTACCGGTCAGTTGGCAGACCGTGAAGGGATTCAATATCGCATCGCGGCGATCGTTGTTGATATTCGACCGAACGGGAATCTGATTCTGGAAGCCCGTAAAAGCATTCGTACGAATCGCGATGTCTGGGAGTATCGTTTGACGGGAGAAATTCGCAGTAAAGATGTAAACCGTGACAATACGGCGTTAAGCGAAAATATTGCGAATCTGAATATTGAGAAACATCAGCGAGGTAAAGTCTATCAGAGTACGAAGCGTCCCTGGGGCGTTGTGTTGTACGACTGGTTCTTTCCTTTTTAA
- the csrA gene encoding carbon storage regulator CsrA, giving the protein MLVLTRRKDEEILINGNISVKVLSVKGNRVRLGVEAPDDVQVNRAEIQKFLGQFEVEMEKKTERVPVQSCGF; this is encoded by the coding sequence ATGTTAGTACTGACGAGACGCAAGGATGAAGAGATCCTGATTAATGGCAACATTTCTGTCAAAGTGCTATCTGTTAAGGGAAACCGAGTTCGCCTGGGAGTTGAAGCTCCTGATGACGTGCAGGTGAATCGAGCTGAGATCCAAAAGTTTCTGGGACAGTTTGAAGTCGAGATGGAGAAGAAGACCGAGCGAGTTCCCGTTCAGAGCTGTGGTTTCTGA
- a CDS encoding RAD55 family ATPase produces MAELRQQTGIPELDEMLSGGLLPGKLTVVLGATGIGKTQLGLQFAQAGLQQEGQAGILFDMATRGDSQSHSDYAERLFQWKLREQLVDAPFDLDQIWDADLARKDYQHLFRQCGRRVTRRDMELDEWKEWKLEFVKKLDAAIAYFYANFVHGVRRTVIDGIEPTERASDSFQFHAFEYVYHQILRKECDWVARDLFRAQFRSHQAEVEQHRYDFQQIGCLLLLTTHEVMLDDLIQRPIESGDVLSNANTIILMGKIREGNRMSRALHIAKHRGSPVDESLVPYEIQESGLQLLK; encoded by the coding sequence ATGGCAGAGCTACGACAACAAACGGGAATTCCAGAACTGGATGAAATGCTCTCAGGAGGTTTATTGCCTGGCAAGTTGACGGTGGTGCTGGGCGCGACCGGCATTGGCAAAACGCAGCTGGGGCTGCAGTTCGCACAAGCGGGTTTGCAGCAGGAAGGGCAAGCCGGGATTCTGTTCGATATGGCAACCCGCGGTGATTCCCAAAGTCACAGCGACTATGCGGAGCGATTGTTTCAGTGGAAGCTGCGAGAACAGCTTGTTGATGCGCCGTTCGATCTGGATCAAATCTGGGATGCGGATCTGGCGCGGAAAGATTATCAGCATCTGTTTCGTCAATGCGGCCGCAGAGTGACCCGGCGTGATATGGAACTGGATGAGTGGAAAGAATGGAAGCTGGAATTTGTCAAAAAGTTGGATGCCGCAATTGCCTATTTCTACGCCAATTTTGTGCATGGAGTCCGGCGGACGGTGATTGACGGGATCGAGCCAACAGAGCGCGCCAGTGATTCGTTCCAGTTTCATGCCTTTGAATATGTGTATCACCAGATTTTGCGGAAAGAATGCGACTGGGTGGCCCGTGATCTGTTTCGTGCTCAGTTTCGCAGTCATCAAGCCGAGGTCGAACAGCACCGCTACGATTTTCAGCAGATCGGCTGTCTGTTATTGCTGACGACACACGAAGTGATGCTGGATGATTTAATTCAGCGTCCCATTGAAAGCGGCGATGTCTTATCCAACGCCAACACCATTATTCTGATGGGAAAAATTCGGGAAGGAAACCGGATGAGCCGGGCGCTGCACATCGCCAAACATCGGGGCAGTCCCGTCGATGAGTCGCTCGTGCCTTACGAGATTCAGGAGTCAGGGCTTCAACTCCTGAAGTAA
- a CDS encoding amidohydrolase family protein, whose translation MEYIDAHSHVWTPDIKKYPLAPGYKVSDMQPPSFTAEELQAQMMTVGVNRVVLIQMSFYGFDNSYMLDCMAKYPGMFSGVAVINQKGENPTPEMLSLKKKGVRGFRIAPKTKKVDEWLDGDCMEEMWSTGAKEGMAMCCLMNPDGLPALDKMCQKHRDTTVVIDHLARIGVTGEIDPKEVDLLCKMSKHPNVYVKVSAFYALGKKKMPYHDLLPLIKKVYQAFGANRLMWATDCPYQVQGDHSYQASIGLIQNGLPFLSANDKEWILEKTAENVFFQGI comes from the coding sequence ATGGAATATATCGACGCACATTCGCATGTCTGGACTCCTGATATTAAAAAATATCCATTGGCGCCAGGGTACAAGGTCTCTGATATGCAGCCCCCCAGTTTTACTGCGGAAGAGCTGCAGGCACAGATGATGACCGTTGGCGTGAATCGGGTGGTGCTGATCCAGATGTCCTTCTACGGATTTGATAACAGCTACATGCTGGATTGCATGGCCAAGTATCCGGGCATGTTTTCGGGTGTGGCGGTGATCAATCAGAAGGGCGAGAATCCAACGCCGGAAATGCTCTCGCTGAAAAAGAAAGGCGTGCGTGGATTTCGCATCGCACCCAAAACCAAAAAGGTGGATGAGTGGCTGGACGGTGACTGCATGGAAGAGATGTGGAGTACCGGTGCCAAAGAAGGCATGGCGATGTGCTGCCTGATGAATCCCGACGGCTTGCCTGCTTTGGATAAGATGTGCCAGAAGCATCGAGATACGACCGTGGTGATTGACCATCTCGCCAGAATCGGCGTCACAGGTGAGATCGATCCGAAAGAAGTCGATCTGTTGTGCAAGATGTCCAAACATCCGAATGTGTATGTGAAAGTGTCCGCCTTTTATGCGTTGGGTAAGAAGAAGATGCCGTATCACGATCTGTTGCCGCTGATCAAAAAAGTGTATCAGGCGTTTGGTGCCAATCGCCTGATGTGGGCCACAGATTGTCCCTATCAGGTCCAGGGTGATCATTCTTATCAGGCATCCATCGGATTGATCCAGAACGGCTTGCCGTTTCTGTCTGCGAATGATAAAGAGTGGATTCTGGAAAAGACGGCGGAAAACGTGTTCTTCCAGGGTATTTAA
- a CDS encoding D-TA family PLP-dependent enzyme, with the protein MDACYQIDDTSQIISPGMIIFKDLLEDNLRKMIELVGDPSRLRPHCKTHKMREVIQLELSLGILKHKAATFAEAEMLAEAGVKDICLAYNLVGPNIARAVEFRKRWPDVSLQVTADHPTPVEQLGEAMTAAGVEIEVLLDLNTGQNRTGLEPGVAAVELYQMIANTPGLIAAGLHVYDGQNHQVDFQERKEAVLAVWNDVSQLRDQLLTEGLKVSRIVAGATGSFPIFAGIDDPDIEVCPGTCVLHDVGYGELFPDLKFTPAALVLTRVISRPGPDRVTFDLGYKAIASDPAMQNRCRFPELPDAKAVLQNEEHLVVMTERANEFQPGDELLAIPRHVCPTSALHKSVTVVSGGKVVDHWNVAARDRFISV; encoded by the coding sequence ATGGATGCATGTTACCAGATAGACGATACGAGTCAGATTATTTCGCCGGGAATGATTATTTTTAAGGATCTGCTTGAAGACAATCTGCGGAAGATGATCGAACTGGTGGGCGATCCCAGCCGATTACGCCCGCATTGCAAAACGCATAAAATGCGTGAAGTCATTCAGCTGGAGCTTTCGCTGGGAATCCTCAAGCATAAGGCAGCTACGTTTGCGGAAGCGGAAATGCTGGCGGAGGCAGGCGTCAAAGATATCTGTCTGGCTTATAACCTGGTGGGGCCGAACATTGCACGGGCCGTTGAGTTCCGCAAACGCTGGCCTGATGTGTCGCTGCAGGTCACAGCCGATCATCCAACGCCTGTCGAACAGTTGGGCGAAGCAATGACGGCGGCTGGAGTCGAGATCGAAGTTCTGCTCGATTTAAATACCGGGCAGAATCGAACAGGACTGGAACCTGGTGTTGCGGCGGTCGAATTATATCAGATGATTGCGAATACACCGGGACTGATTGCCGCAGGATTGCACGTGTATGACGGCCAGAATCATCAGGTCGATTTTCAGGAACGCAAAGAAGCGGTGCTCGCTGTATGGAACGATGTGAGTCAGCTTCGGGATCAGTTGCTTACCGAGGGCCTGAAGGTGTCTCGGATTGTGGCGGGTGCTACGGGCTCGTTCCCGATTTTCGCCGGTATCGATGATCCGGACATCGAAGTCTGCCCGGGAACCTGCGTGCTGCATGATGTAGGGTATGGTGAGTTATTTCCCGATCTGAAATTTACGCCTGCGGCTTTGGTTTTAACACGCGTGATCAGTCGCCCCGGGCCGGATCGGGTTACCTTCGATTTAGGCTACAAGGCAATTGCTTCTGACCCGGCGATGCAAAATCGCTGCCGGTTTCCCGAACTGCCGGATGCGAAAGCCGTATTACAGAATGAAGAGCATCTGGTTGTGATGACCGAGCGGGCGAACGAATTTCAACCTGGCGATGAACTACTGGCGATCCCCCGTCACGTCTGCCCCACTTCCGCCTTGCATAAATCGGTTACGGTGGTCAGTGGCGGGAAGGTCGTCGACCATTGGAACGTGGCTGCCCGCGATCGGTTCATCTCAGTCTAA
- the flgG gene encoding flagellar basal-body rod protein FlgG produces the protein MAIRALYTSASGMAVNDFNLDTIANNLANAGTTAYKQSRANFEDIFYEHFKLPGVQDNAGNITPTGISLGLGARVQSTEGDFSQGSILPTDGTYDMAIVGDGFFQVNDGTQTLYTRAGNFALNANGNIVMASADKGYLLEPNISIPQDAINVSISGDGVVSYQQQGSTQIQIAGNIQIARFINNQGLLRQGDNLFTETTGSGNAQVGDPGTEGRGQLRQGFLEQSNVEPVRELVELIKTQRNFELNSQVVQAADQALQTVANMRRF, from the coding sequence ATGGCGATCAGAGCTTTATATACTAGTGCCTCGGGCATGGCTGTGAATGATTTCAATCTCGATACGATTGCCAACAATCTGGCCAATGCAGGTACGACTGCCTACAAGCAGAGCCGAGCGAATTTTGAAGACATTTTCTATGAGCACTTCAAGTTGCCTGGTGTGCAGGACAATGCCGGTAATATCACCCCCACAGGGATCAGTCTCGGTCTCGGGGCACGGGTTCAGAGTACGGAAGGTGACTTCAGCCAGGGATCTATCTTACCTACCGATGGTACATATGACATGGCGATTGTCGGCGATGGTTTCTTTCAGGTGAATGACGGAACCCAGACACTTTATACCCGCGCCGGAAACTTTGCATTGAATGCGAATGGGAATATCGTAATGGCGTCTGCAGATAAAGGTTATCTGCTGGAGCCAAACATTTCGATTCCCCAGGATGCGATCAATGTTTCAATCTCGGGAGATGGCGTTGTCAGTTATCAGCAGCAGGGATCAACTCAGATTCAGATTGCCGGCAATATTCAAATTGCCAGATTTATTAACAATCAGGGTTTACTCCGACAGGGAGACAACCTGTTTACCGAAACAACGGGATCTGGAAATGCTCAGGTAGGCGATCCGGGGACAGAAGGTCGAGGTCAGTTGCGTCAGGGATTTCTGGAACAATCGAATGTGGAACCAGTTCGTGAGTTAGTCGAACTGATCAAAACGCAGAGAAATTTTGAATTGAACAGTCAGGTAGTTCAGGCAGCAGACCAGGCTTTACAGACTGTCGCCAACATGCGTCGTTTCTAA
- a CDS encoding flagellar basal body P-ring protein FlgI: MKIRPFQSVVMLILSVCFLQSTATELRARTRIENICTVYGMKEIKLTGMGLVVGLDGTGDGGKNLPTIRSLAAALKHLNNPVVDLKDLAAANNVALVMIEATIPSSGIRKGQKLDCFVSSMLGAKSLRGGRLLVAPVATPEIGNGIGAGLCSGAVILEDETSLATGKIINGLVMERDFDLPFIDRRTRSITLLVDRHHAGFHTASEVARVINSEFSFEAGNQALAIAQGPGRVFIRIPKQYMESPVEFVAAVMEVGIDRPHQQARVVVNPKSQTVVVTGEVEISPVVISHKNLTVGVGNVEGGLPGGFVPVVDQQGQQSTQRLQQLVEALNQLRVPTEDVISIIRELHRSGKLHAEYDEH; the protein is encoded by the coding sequence ATGAAAATCCGGCCATTCCAATCTGTTGTTATGCTGATTCTTTCAGTCTGTTTCCTGCAGTCTACTGCCACGGAACTCCGGGCGCGTACGCGAATCGAAAATATCTGTACTGTGTACGGAATGAAAGAAATCAAGTTGACAGGCATGGGGCTGGTAGTCGGTTTGGATGGAACCGGCGATGGAGGCAAAAATCTGCCAACCATTCGCAGCCTGGCAGCCGCATTGAAACATTTGAATAATCCGGTGGTTGATTTAAAAGACCTGGCTGCTGCTAATAATGTGGCGTTGGTCATGATCGAAGCCACTATCCCCTCAAGCGGAATTCGCAAAGGGCAGAAACTCGATTGTTTTGTCAGCTCGATGCTGGGGGCCAAAAGTTTGCGTGGCGGACGTTTGCTAGTCGCCCCAGTGGCGACTCCGGAAATCGGAAATGGGATCGGTGCCGGGCTCTGTTCGGGAGCGGTGATTCTGGAAGATGAAACCTCGCTGGCCACCGGCAAGATTATCAACGGACTGGTCATGGAACGGGATTTCGATCTTCCGTTTATTGATCGTAGAACACGTTCGATCACGCTGCTGGTAGACAGGCATCATGCCGGTTTTCATACCGCCAGTGAAGTCGCACGTGTGATTAACTCGGAATTCAGTTTCGAAGCGGGAAATCAGGCACTGGCGATTGCACAGGGGCCGGGAAGAGTTTTTATCCGGATTCCCAAACAGTACATGGAGTCGCCCGTCGAATTCGTAGCAGCCGTGATGGAAGTGGGCATTGATCGCCCCCATCAGCAGGCACGTGTTGTGGTGAATCCAAAATCACAAACGGTTGTTGTGACCGGTGAAGTGGAAATCAGTCCGGTCGTGATTTCACATAAGAATCTGACTGTGGGTGTAGGAAATGTTGAGGGGGGATTACCGGGAGGTTTTGTGCCTGTCGTTGATCAGCAGGGACAACAGAGTACACAACGCCTGCAGCAGTTAGTCGAAGCTTTGAATCAATTGCGCGTTCCGACCGAAGATGTCATCAGCATCATTCGCGAGTTGCATCGTTCGGGAAAACTGCATGCCGAGTATGACGAGCATTGA
- a CDS encoding HDOD domain-containing protein: protein MLVDNRVDPIDLADAFVQRLDRLHSAPKVAQQVLQLTRDPNSNIDDIVKCVEHDPGLAAKILQVVNSSKYGVARQITSIKHGVSYLGKDAIRMLTISFSMVESLTKRSKGRIFCDYWQRALTIASISSYLADHHKCLKKDEAYTAGLLADVGILVFSQVEREQYSLIYESYPHGEALITGERQYFGFDHALLGARLLDHWDIPVEIVTAVENHHDTNQHGCPLGVALRTGTLLAGSLWNIASEEYLEAEDILLSFFDLDEAQIQKLIADCKQDIAESAEFFGVNLEG from the coding sequence ATGTTAGTAGATAATCGAGTAGACCCCATTGATCTTGCTGATGCATTTGTACAACGTTTGGACCGATTACACTCTGCTCCGAAAGTCGCGCAACAGGTTTTGCAGTTAACGCGTGATCCCAACAGTAACATTGATGATATTGTGAAATGTGTCGAGCATGATCCAGGCTTGGCTGCCAAAATTCTGCAGGTCGTGAATTCATCCAAGTATGGCGTAGCCCGTCAGATTACGAGCATCAAACATGGCGTTTCCTATCTGGGAAAAGACGCGATTCGGATGTTGACGATCAGCTTTTCGATGGTGGAGTCGCTGACGAAACGAAGTAAAGGTCGCATCTTTTGTGACTATTGGCAACGTGCGTTGACGATTGCTTCGATCTCCTCTTATCTGGCCGATCACCATAAGTGTCTGAAAAAGGACGAAGCCTACACCGCAGGTTTGTTAGCCGATGTGGGAATTCTTGTGTTTTCCCAGGTCGAACGCGAACAATACAGTCTGATTTATGAGAGCTACCCGCATGGCGAAGCGCTGATCACGGGAGAACGCCAGTATTTTGGTTTTGATCATGCTTTGCTGGGAGCACGGCTGTTGGATCATTGGGATATTCCCGTGGAAATCGTGACCGCCGTCGAAAACCATCATGACACAAACCAGCATGGTTGTCCTCTGGGGGTTGCTTTGCGAACAGGGACTCTGCTCGCTGGCTCATTATGGAATATCGCATCAGAAGAGTATCTGGAAGCCGAAGATATCCTGCTCTCGTTTTTTGATCTTGATGAAGCACAGATCCAGAAATTAATTGCAGACTGTAAGCAAGATATTGCAGAGAGTGCCGAGTTCTTCGGAGTCAATCTGGAAGGGTGA
- the flgA gene encoding flagellar basal body P-ring formation chaperone FlgA: MNAEILRLKSAAVVDSPIVRLGDVADVLNADPEQAARMEQMTLLPAPSKGRTRVITISEIRSRLQALGVDLSRLELTGRSQVRVTLKEASKTAAANPVTTQQSIQKAEEKVQLALSGWIKRYYPDASAFTLTIRVQPVDAPVILSNRADTFRFPDLNRFAETEQVVSLNFLDTQGTVRQVRVFCRIQNVPEILAAKYSLNKGTVIRADDLVWVRPEKNQEGITDPRLVIGRELTRTVHQSNVMRSQDLMEVPLVRDNAIVTVYARRGGISVKREMRARGTGGMGDSITLIALEGRDRLAATITGYNQAEVNYRPASEIQRSAGIQFISGTAEPSGSIQRTGGLRKTTRPVIRRGGIRR, encoded by the coding sequence TTGAACGCGGAGATCCTGCGACTAAAGTCGGCAGCTGTTGTTGATTCACCGATTGTACGTCTGGGAGACGTTGCCGATGTTCTGAATGCCGATCCGGAACAGGCTGCCCGCATGGAGCAGATGACTTTGTTGCCCGCACCATCAAAGGGACGAACTCGTGTGATCACCATATCTGAGATTCGCAGTCGATTGCAGGCACTGGGTGTGGATCTCAGTCGGCTGGAACTGACGGGAAGGAGTCAGGTACGCGTTACTTTGAAAGAGGCATCCAAAACGGCAGCCGCGAATCCTGTGACAACACAACAGAGCATTCAAAAAGCAGAAGAAAAAGTACAACTGGCATTGTCAGGCTGGATCAAGCGATATTACCCCGATGCGAGTGCTTTTACACTTACTATACGGGTTCAGCCAGTAGATGCTCCAGTGATTCTTTCCAATCGCGCCGATACATTTCGGTTTCCTGATCTGAACCGGTTTGCGGAGACAGAGCAGGTTGTTAGCCTGAATTTTCTTGATACTCAGGGGACGGTACGTCAGGTACGCGTTTTTTGTCGGATCCAAAATGTACCCGAAATTCTGGCAGCCAAGTATTCCTTGAATAAAGGGACCGTGATTCGGGCAGATGATCTAGTGTGGGTCAGACCTGAGAAAAACCAGGAAGGCATCACTGATCCCCGGTTGGTTATTGGTCGGGAACTGACACGGACGGTGCACCAGTCGAATGTGATGCGGAGCCAGGATCTGATGGAAGTGCCTCTGGTACGTGATAATGCCATCGTGACGGTCTATGCACGACGTGGTGGGATTAGCGTCAAACGAGAAATGCGAGCACGCGGCACGGGTGGGATGGGTGACTCCATCACTCTGATTGCCCTCGAAGGCCGCGATCGTTTGGCGGCGACCATTACTGGTTACAATCAAGCCGAAGTCAATTACCGGCCTGCCAGTGAAATCCAACGTTCAGCAGGAATTCAGTTCATTTCGGGGACGGCAGAACCGAGTGGAAGTATTCAGCGTACCGGTGGACTCCGTAAGACAACGAGACCAGTGATTCGAAGAGGGGGAATTCGAAGATGA
- a CDS encoding flagellar hook-basal body protein encodes MIYGMYLSAQGADANSVRLDVLSNNMANANTTSFKRDVPLFRMNPPRDEKQGNLNPLPGDLENHTGGITLEAITTDFGNGSLIPTEGEFDIALKGPGFFQVGNRQESFLTRNGSLSVDADRRLVTADQGLPILSKDGNPIEIPPEAVHVEIATDGSVVPFASGGQSLGPVGQLAVMMPSSLDDLVKVGNSLYTTAGRVDPSKEAVNIQQGFLEASGTNSVEEMMELVSTTRMFESNINMIKLQDDSLGRLLQSMPRR; translated from the coding sequence ATGATTTACGGCATGTACCTCTCAGCACAGGGAGCCGATGCAAATTCGGTTCGGCTCGATGTGCTCTCGAACAATATGGCGAACGCAAACACGACATCATTTAAACGTGATGTTCCGTTGTTTCGTATGAATCCTCCTCGAGATGAAAAGCAGGGGAACCTGAATCCGTTGCCCGGTGATTTAGAGAATCATACCGGCGGCATTACTCTGGAAGCCATTACAACAGACTTTGGAAATGGCTCTCTGATACCAACCGAAGGCGAATTTGACATCGCGCTCAAAGGTCCTGGTTTTTTTCAGGTTGGGAACAGGCAAGAATCCTTTCTGACTCGCAACGGATCGCTTTCCGTTGACGCTGATCGACGTCTCGTGACAGCAGACCAGGGGCTCCCCATTCTCTCAAAAGATGGGAACCCGATCGAAATTCCTCCCGAAGCGGTGCACGTAGAGATTGCCACAGATGGGTCTGTCGTTCCTTTTGCCAGCGGCGGGCAGTCTTTAGGGCCCGTTGGTCAATTGGCGGTGATGATGCCTTCCTCGCTCGATGATTTAGTCAAAGTGGGGAACAGTCTTTACACGACTGCGGGGCGCGTTGATCCTTCAAAAGAAGCTGTGAATATTCAGCAGGGGTTTCTGGAAGCGTCCGGTACGAACTCAGTCGAAGAGATGATGGAACTCGTCAGCACGACCCGGATGTTCGAATCCAATATCAACATGATCAAGTTACAGGATGATTCGTTGGGGCGATTACTGCAAAGTATGCCTCGCCGTTAA
- a CDS encoding sodium:solute symporter family transporter, which yields MNFLSDTTNSLPLVLAAEGSNAALVSFLIYTAAVFVLAALSNRLLKSKSFLSEYFLGSRGLGVWAFALTFAATSSSGGSFTGFPSKIYTHGWILALWIGSYMVVPICTMGLIGKRLNQVARRSGSITVPDVIRDRFHSQMLGLMAVSLIVFFMSINLVAQFKAGSLILQTLLDGVTVFESTAGSLANAVSGIPYLNSAESPEYLLCLLVFGIAVILYTTYGGFHAVVWTDVMQGIVMVIGVIIMLPLAISQSGGLEHTTKLMAKMTPPRISAEDEGGITLTLDKPREELLRIDAGTWITDKPIPDSNVPLLFRVTRATQIPAGETTVNEVKVLQLTTLDDIERILARRESEEFLEGVRVSNIDLKAYAYGEEGTQQGTYVVGPGPSPSSSSGFLPLSLAISFFFMWAISGTGQPANMVRLMAFRDTKTLQRSICTVAIYYTLIYFPLVLIFCCARVLLPGMEGDPDSIMPKMAVLLTDNIQMGWLAGLLVAAPFAAVMSTVDSFLLLISSAWVRDVYQRNLNPEASERTIKLLSYLVTFVVGTAAMIVAINPPKFLQDIIVYVGSGLAASFLAPIVYGLYWRRVNAAGAMGAMLGGFSVHLAMYVTGFFVNGSFFKPYQLFNFDPIIIGLSVSFISGFVVTKLTAPPSDELVHKYFYTTKAKS from the coding sequence TTGAATTTTCTATCTGATACCACTAACAGCCTGCCGCTTGTACTGGCAGCAGAAGGTTCCAATGCAGCGCTGGTCTCATTCTTAATCTATACGGCGGCTGTGTTTGTGCTGGCCGCTTTATCGAATCGCCTGTTGAAAAGCAAAAGCTTTTTGAGCGAATACTTTCTGGGAAGTCGTGGATTGGGCGTGTGGGCATTTGCTTTGACGTTTGCCGCGACCAGCAGTTCCGGTGGGAGCTTTACCGGATTTCCCTCTAAAATTTATACACATGGTTGGATTCTCGCACTGTGGATTGGCAGTTATATGGTCGTGCCGATTTGTACGATGGGCCTGATCGGTAAACGGCTGAACCAGGTCGCGCGGCGTTCGGGGTCGATCACGGTGCCGGATGTGATTCGTGATCGATTTCATAGTCAGATGCTCGGATTGATGGCCGTTTCGCTGATCGTGTTTTTCATGTCGATCAATCTGGTCGCACAATTCAAAGCGGGGAGTTTAATCCTGCAGACACTACTGGATGGAGTGACTGTGTTTGAAAGCACTGCAGGCAGCCTGGCGAATGCTGTCTCGGGGATTCCTTATTTAAACAGTGCGGAGAGTCCTGAATATCTGCTGTGCCTGCTCGTCTTTGGTATCGCTGTGATTCTCTATACTACCTATGGCGGTTTCCATGCCGTGGTCTGGACCGATGTGATGCAGGGGATTGTGATGGTGATTGGTGTGATCATCATGCTGCCTCTGGCGATTTCTCAGTCTGGAGGTTTGGAGCATACCACCAAGTTAATGGCGAAGATGACGCCGCCGCGGATATCGGCTGAAGATGAAGGGGGGATCACTCTGACGCTGGACAAACCCCGCGAGGAGTTACTGCGCATTGATGCGGGCACCTGGATCACCGACAAGCCGATTCCCGACTCAAATGTTCCCCTGCTATTTCGAGTGACGCGTGCCACTCAGATTCCAGCAGGTGAGACGACAGTGAATGAGGTCAAGGTTCTGCAATTGACAACACTGGATGATATCGAGCGCATTCTGGCACGCAGGGAGAGTGAAGAATTCCTGGAGGGAGTCCGTGTTTCGAACATTGACTTAAAAGCATATGCCTACGGAGAAGAGGGAACCCAGCAGGGGACCTATGTGGTCGGACCGGGGCCGAGCCCAAGCAGTTCCAGCGGTTTTTTGCCGTTGAGCCTGGCGATTTCCTTCTTCTTTATGTGGGCGATTTCGGGAACAGGTCAGCCGGCCAACATGGTGCGGTTGATGGCATTTCGCGATACCAAAACGCTGCAGCGTTCGATTTGTACGGTCGCCATTTATTACACGTTGATTTACTTTCCGCTCGTTTTGATCTTCTGTTGTGCCCGGGTTCTGCTTCCCGGAATGGAAGGCGACCCGGACAGTATCATGCCGAAAATGGCGGTCTTGCTGACTGATAATATCCAGATGGGCTGGCTGGCTGGTCTCCTGGTGGCTGCGCCCTTTGCTGCGGTCATGTCGACCGTGGACAGTTTTCTGTTGCTGATTTCTTCCGCCTGGGTTCGCGATGTGTATCAACGGAATCTGAATCCGGAAGCGAGTGAGCGAACGATCAAACTGTTAAGCTATCTGGTCACATTTGTGGTGGGAACCGCGGCGATGATCGTGGCGATTAACCCGCCTAAGTTCCTTCAGGATATTATCGTGTATGTGGGCAGTGGTCTGGCCGCGAGCTTCCTGGCGCCGATTGTTTACGGCTTGTATTGGAGACGCGTCAATGCCGCCGGTGCGATGGGGGCAATGCTGGGCGGGTTCTCCGTGCATCTGGCAATGTACGTCACCGGATTTTTTGTGAATGGCAGCTTCTTCAAGCCGTATCAGTTATTTAACTTTGATCCGATCATCATCGGACTGTCTGTCTCGTTCATCTCCGGATTTGTTGTCACTAAACTGACCGCCCCGCCTTCCGATGAACTGGTACATAAATATTTTTATACAACCAAAGCCAAGTCCTGA